One genomic region from Colletes latitarsis isolate SP2378_abdomen chromosome 10, iyColLati1, whole genome shotgun sequence encodes:
- the LOC143346230 gene encoding segmentation polarity homeobox protein engrailed — MSVALVTMDSAYGLRLGIGGHHHHHHHHSHRVRSPDNHVVPHQEQQQDHKDIETPLRFSVVNILRPDFGREAILNTKAPKQPTLTTGHSTTIPVPIPRHSPLSLPRDLSLSSNRLSPTRPQATSFSVHRDRDLFSTHCGLTSPLQRNSGLSRSGSLESLASSRSSVTGSSVTGAPTLGSTSSTISGDSLSGDSNSGSTASTASSQQSALNSQSRWPAWVYCTRYSDRPSSGPRTRRVKRTQSASKAASPEEKRPRTAFSAEQLARLKREFAENRYLTERRRQQLSRDLGLNEAQIKIWFQNKRAKIKKASGQKNPLALQLMAQGLYNHSTVPVDEDGEEIVTGANHSH; from the exons ATGAGCGTTGCTTTGGTGACGATGGACTCTGCGTATGGTCTTCGACTGGGGATCGGTGGTCACCATCACCATCATCACCACCACTCTCATCGAGTGAGATCCCCCGACAACCACGTGGTCCCTCATCAAGAACAACAACAAGACCACAAGGACATCGAAACGCCCTTGAGATTCAGCGTGGTGAACATTCTGAGGCCGGACTTCGGCCGGGAGGCGATCCTCAACACGAAAGCACCGAAGCAACCCACTCTGACGACCGGACACTCGACGACGATTCCGGTTCCGATCCCGCGACACAGTCCTCTGTCGTTGCCGCGAGATCTGAGTTTATCCTCGAACAGACTGTCGCCCACGAGGCCCCAGGCGACCAGCTTCTCGGTGCACAgagacagggatctgttctcGACCCACTGCGGACTGACGTCGCCTCTGCAGAGGAACAGCGGCCTCAGCAGGAGCGGAAGTCTCGAGAGTTTGGCCAGCAGCAGGAGTTCTGTCACTGGAAGCTCGGTGACCGGGGCACCGACTTTGGGCTCCACGTCGTCCACCATCAGCGGCGATTCCCTCAGCGGGGACAGCAACTCTGGCAGCACAGCTAGCACAGCCTCCAGTCAACAGAGCGCGCTCAACAGTCAGAGTCGTTGGCCCGCGTGGGTCTACTGCACCAGATACTCGGACAGACCGTCCTCCG GTCCACGAACGCGGAGGGTGAAACGGACGCAGAGCGCCAGCAAGGCGGCCTCCCCCGAGGAGAAGAGACCCAGGACCGCGTTCAGCGCGGAGCAACTGGCCAGGTTGAAAAGAGAATTCGCAGAGAACCGATACCTCACGGAAAGAAGAAGACAACAGCTTTCGAGGGACCTGGGTTTGAACGAGGCTCAGATCAAGATCTGGTTCCAGAACAAgagggcgaaaatcaagaaagccAGTGGCCAGAAGAACCCTTTGGCGCTTCAGTTGATGGCTCAGGGCCTCTATAACCACTCGACGGTGCCCGTGGACGAGGATGGCGAGGAAATCGTGACAGGGGCCAATCATTCTCACTAA